Genomic DNA from Prevotella intermedia ATCC 25611 = DSM 20706:
CGACTACTTTGAAGGAGTTACCCATTCTATCTGTACATTGGAGTTTGTGCCTCACCGTCCGCTTTACGATAAGTTCATCGACTTCTTGAAAGAATCGGACAATACAGCTGATGTGCTGAACGACAACCGCCCACGACAGATTGAGTTCAACCGTCTGAATCTGACCTACACCGTGATGTCGAAGCGAAAGCTGCACACACTTGTGGACGAGAAACTTGTGAGCGGGTGGGACGACCCTCGTATGCCTACACTCTGCGGAATGCGCCGTCGTGGTTATTCGCCAGAGTCTATCCGCGCTTTTATCGACTCTATCGGCTATACAAAGTTCGACGCTCTGAACGATATGGCATTGCTCGAAGCTGCCGTACGCAACGATTTGAACAAGAAAGCAACACGCGTAAGTGCTGTGCTCGACCCTGTGAAGTTGGTTATAACCAACTACCCTGAAGGTCAGACCGAGGAAATGGAAAGCATCAACAACCCCGAAAACGAGGCAGAAGGCGTACACACGATTACCTTCTCTAAGAATTTATGGATAGAACGTGCCGACTTTATGGAGGACGCACCTAAGAAGTTCTTCCGTATGACACCGGGGAAAGAAGTGCGTTTGAAGAGTGCATACATTGTTAAATGTACAGGCTGCACGAAGGACGAGCAAGGAAACATCGTGGAAATTCAGGCAGAATACGACCCTACAAGCAAGAGCGGATTGGAAGGTGCCAACCGTAAAGTAAAGGGAACGCTGCACTGGGTGAGCGCAGAACATTGTCTGAAAGCAGAAGTTCGTGAATACGACAGACTCTTCAACGTAGAAAATCCATCTGCCGACGAGCGCGATTTCAGAGAGCTTCTCAACCCCAACAGCTTGAAGGTTTACAACAACTGCTACGTTGAAAAATATCTTTTGGAAAAGAAACCAGGCGATTACTTGCAGTTCCAGCGCACGGGTTACTTTATACTCGACCCCGATTCTACAGCCGAAAAACTTGTTTTCAACAAGACAGTAGGGCTTAAAGACGCATGGGCTAAAACACAAAATAAAGGATAAAGCAGATTGAACGAATATTTTAAAAGCAATAAATTCAAACATATTCTTCATAAATACGAAGAACTATGTAAACAGAATGGCAGCAGTTTCCTCGACTCCGAGGAACTTGCTGATATTGCTGAATATTATCATCTAACTGGTAAGGAAGAAGAAGCAAGGGCAGCAGCAACATACGCAGTAAATGTTTTTCCGGGTGCTGCTGCCCCTCTTTGCTTTCTGGCGCGCACCGCACTGTTTGTAGACAAAGACCCTGTAAAGGCTGAACTGCTTGCAGAGGAGATTATAGACAAAACAGATTTGGACTATTATTATCTGATTGCGGAGATAATGATGATGCAGAATAAGCACGAAGAAGCCAACAAATATCTTTCGGAACACTTCGACAAGATTGCAGCAGACGAACAACAAGACTATATTTTCGATGTTGCTTCGCTCTTTTGCGACTACGGTTTAGTGGAACTTGCACAAAAATGGCTAAGCCAATATGAAGATACGGAAGCGAAAGACTACAAGGAACTGAAAGCAAAGATACTTTTATGGACGGGGAAAAGCAACGAAAGCGAAGATGTACTGAACGAGCTAATCGACAGCAACCCCTACTCTACTACTTATTGGAACGAATTGGCTGAGTGTCATTTTGTTCGTGGCGAATACAACGAATCTATCACGGCAAGCGAATATGCCTTAGCTATCAACCCCGAAGACGAAGACGCTCTCCTAAACAAAGCCAATGCCTTATACAGCATCGGCAACGGCGACGAAGCGATAAACTATTACAAACGCTTTCAGAAAGTTACTGTTGGAGCAAGGCAAAACTTCGTGAACATTACGATTGCAGATATTTATTTGAACCAAAAGAA
This window encodes:
- a CDS encoding glutamine--tRNA ligase/YqeY domain fusion protein, giving the protein MNTIESNTNEEKRSLSFVEQLVEEDIAEGKNGKRIQTRFPPEPNGYLHIGHAKAICMDFGVAEKYNGICNLRFDDTNPSKEKNEYVENILHDISWLGFKWGDIYYASDYFEKLWDFAIWLIKKGLAYVDEQSSEQIATQKGTPTEPGTPSPYRDRPIEENLALFEKMNTPEVAEGSMVLRAKLDMANPNMHFRDPIIYRIIHTPHHRTGTKWNCYPMYDFAHGQSDYFEGVTHSICTLEFVPHRPLYDKFIDFLKESDNTADVLNDNRPRQIEFNRLNLTYTVMSKRKLHTLVDEKLVSGWDDPRMPTLCGMRRRGYSPESIRAFIDSIGYTKFDALNDMALLEAAVRNDLNKKATRVSAVLDPVKLVITNYPEGQTEEMESINNPENEAEGVHTITFSKNLWIERADFMEDAPKKFFRMTPGKEVRLKSAYIVKCTGCTKDEQGNIVEIQAEYDPTSKSGLEGANRKVKGTLHWVSAEHCLKAEVREYDRLFNVENPSADERDFRELLNPNSLKVYNNCYVEKYLLEKKPGDYLQFQRTGYFILDPDSTAEKLVFNKTVGLKDAWAKTQNKG
- a CDS encoding tetratricopeptide repeat protein, with protein sequence MNEYFKSNKFKHILHKYEELCKQNGSSFLDSEELADIAEYYHLTGKEEEARAAATYAVNVFPGAAAPLCFLARTALFVDKDPVKAELLAEEIIDKTDLDYYYLIAEIMMMQNKHEEANKYLSEHFDKIAADEQQDYIFDVASLFCDYGLVELAQKWLSQYEDTEAKDYKELKAKILLWTGKSNESEDVLNELIDSNPYSTTYWNELAECHFVRGEYNESITASEYALAINPEDEDALLNKANALYSIGNGDEAINYYKRFQKVTVGARQNFVNITIADIYLNQKKVEEAFKYFTKAIENSEAKEETYIQMAISLMGNGYMSDAYKLFSANLQRVSEDWNIGYAYYARCCYELGLMDEYNRILGIAIKKNLVETKDLLADLYPEDSKPEAYPLLTPTPRKGKADNNTLPF